The genomic window GCTCATCTGCCTCTTGCCAGCGGCGGGTTCCGATGATCGTCATCGATTCGAGTGGAGTGTCTTCGTCGGGGGGCATGAGGCCATCAGGGCTGTTGGTGAGTCGGATGCGGTCGCAGGTTGGCGTCTCGACGATCGCCATACTCTCATGACATTCGACGACGGTGACTGGGTCGTTACGCCCATCCCACGTGAGGATGTACCCCTCACACAGATCCTCGACGGTGAGTGGAACGATCGCATAGGGTGCAGTGGGCGTGGTCATTCGGTGTAGCGGTGGCTGCGTGCGAACGCGAGTTGCATCGCTTGGCGGATGTGATACCTGGCGTCGGCGTCTGCGGTTAGTTGGAGCGCTTTCCCGAGGCGATCAGTCAGTGGATCCGCATCGAGTGGCCCAGGGAGTTGACAGCCACACGGGCCTGCCCGGACGCAGCCTGGGCCGGCAACCGACAGTGACGTGACTGGATCCCCGCAATTGGGGCAACTCGGGAACGACTCACCGACGTCGTGAATCGCTGGATCGAGGACACTCCCGATGCGAGCGTACTCGATTTGGAGAAGGTGTTGGCCAGCATCGCTGACGACGTACTTCCCATCGAAGTTGGCGAGCAGTCCCTTCTCGGTGAGGTCCTTGAGCGCCTCATTGTAGGGATCGAGGTCAGGGTCTGTCTCGGGAATGACGTGTCTGATCCCTCGCGTGAACGATTCCTCGGTAATTTCGCGCCGGTCGCGTTCGAGCCGGGCGATGAGATACAGCGTCGTGCGCTCGATTGCGGTGAGATCGGTCCAGGCGATGTCCTCGGTGTCATCGTCGTGTGGGTTGTTCATTCGTCCTCCTCCGTGAGCACGGCAGTGAGTTCGTCGCGGCGACGGCGGAGAAGCTCGTAGCCCGTGTCAGTGAGTTCGTATTCGTTCGTGCGATCGTCGACGCTCGTCTTCGTGATGAGACCCTGCTCAGCGAGATCGTCGAGCGTCGGGTAGAGTCGACCGTGGTTGATCGGCTTGGTGTAGTAGCTTTCGAGGACATCGCGGATGGCGAGGCCATACGTAAGTGAGCCGTCGCGTTCGAGTCGGGCGATTACGTAGAGGACATTGCCCTCAAAGGCGGTGAGTTCCGTCCACGTGGGGTGGGTGATGGTGCCGCCATCTGGGATCGGTATGGTGGCGTGGGCGCTCACGATACGATACCTCCAGTGGCGGGAGTACGGGTACTGTGATGACGGCCTTGACCGTCTTCGGGGTCGATTCGAGAGGGGACGTGCTTGCCGGCGGCGCTGCCTCGTGAGAGGCGAGACATCGAGTCGCAGGCCTGACAGCGGTGGACGCGATCGACTTCATCGCCGAAGACGCGCGCGAAC from Halobaculum magnesiiphilum includes these protein-coding regions:
- a CDS encoding PadR family transcriptional regulator is translated as MSAHATIPIPDGGTITHPTWTELTAFEGNVLYVIARLERDGSLTYGLAIRDVLESYYTKPINHGRLYPTLDDLAEQGLITKTSVDDRTNEYELTDTGYELLRRRRDELTAVLTEEDE
- a CDS encoding DUF7563 family protein; translation: MNRLTTHRPECRYCGGHVSEQFARVFGDEVDRVHRCQACDSMSRLSRGSAAGKHVPSRIDPEDGQGRHHSTRTPATGGIVS